One window from the genome of Hydractinia symbiolongicarpus strain clone_291-10 chromosome 1, HSymV2.1, whole genome shotgun sequence encodes:
- the LOC130641927 gene encoding tubulin polyglutamylase ttll6-like — translation MLLENMDSPQTNLKSNCQIQQNRQLLEDGSSVVLEKPESSEILFKTDEKLECVEDDYQEPEGDFITSDTDDEHDDEVIQSNKNISTVELELGKCSEEISNGSIQKNKRLEGLIYKNQFKVKQRKKRKRFLTINVSSCKYQCVRRVCQRFGFREVEDGEDWCLYWTDFSVNLERVMDMKKYQKINHFPGMSEICRKDLLARNMNRLWKQFPKDYAIFPRTWCLPADFGDFQTYCRSKKNKTYILKPDSGSQGKGIFLTKNPKDIKPGEDLICQQYVSKPFLIDGLKFDLRVYVLVTSCDPLRLFVFKDGLARFSTVQYVEPTSNNLENIYMHLTNYAIQKNSDEFIRDEDSGSKRRLSVVNKWFQDNNYNVNEIWSRIDDVIIKTLISAHPTLKHNYRTCFPNHMKSSACFEILGFDIILDRKLKPWILEVNHSPSFTTDSKLDREIKDSLIHDTLVLVNFSLCDKRKCVEEERRKVRERLLSKTKDQKDKKDEFTTEKGTDFLNSLKKYEDSHLGNFRRIFPENNEDKYEEFFSNSCSLFQETAASKARSECARIQREEIKQKSEWIDFMRRKNGCKFVESTDGLRPESESRPRQLRTSMLKRLTRVRDLNMNKRHEFNSLNPYPINEREELERIGSIMQRDNLLRTLGVPDFVYRLLHGSKPAMEKNPPTSCNHDDDSSKQSSKTLPTMQTCSVQQISTTTRSHVPDTYSKKSYISNTQSTMFNNTAKHHWATSRPPALSRKDQQVFVSAGIDFTPAVQSKVLPKQAIPFAKTGSCDHAENNRNSIINKKRNIDNYNRIDYLSYEKNSCFNTINKQISCSYLRSSPPIKLFKDVNSKPLFCGTRGLSIISSPAPLQIREDALLNQLYGNQVDRDGLSRRSTRAQRIRGATNNLRIKQMELLESRTVPS, via the exons ATGTTATTAGAAAACATGGATTCACCACAGACAAATCTTAAATCAAATTGTCAAATACAACAAAATCGTCAATTATTGGAGGATGGTAGTTCAGTGGTATTAGAAAAACCTGAAAGTTctgaaattctttttaaaacggATGAAAAGTTAGAATGTGTTGAAGACGATTACCAAGAGCCTGAAGGCGATTTTATCACTTCAGATACTGATGATGAACATGATGATGAAGTTATACaaagtaacaaaaatatatcaACTGTAGAATTGGAACTAGGAAAATGCTCAGAAGAAATTTCTAATGGCagtattcaaaaaaataaaaggctTGAGGGATTAATTTACAAAAACCAGTTTAAGGTAAAgcagagaaagaaaagaaaaag ATTTCTAACAATCAATGTTTCATCTTGCAAATATCAATGCG TTCGCCGTGTATGCCAACGTTTTGGATTTCGTGAAGTAGAGGATGGAGAAGACTGGTGTTTATATTGGACAGATTTTTCTGTAAATCTTGAGAGAGTAATGGACATGAAGAAATATCAG AAAATTAACCATTTTCCTGGAATGAGTGAAATTTGCCGCAAGGATCTATTAGCTCGCAATATGAATCGTTTATGGAAGCAGTTTCCCAAGGATTATGCGATATTTCCAAGAACATGGTGTTTGCCAGCAGA ttTTGGTGATTTTCAAACATACTGTCGctcaaaaaagaataaaacataCATATTAAAACCAGACAGTGGATCTCAGGGTAAAGGAATATTTTTGACCAAGAACCCAAAG GATATAAAACCTGGAGAAGATCTAATTTGCCAGCAATATGTTTCAAAGCCATTTCTCATTGATGGACTTAAGTTCGATCTTCGAGTATACGTACTGGTGACATCGTGTGATCCACTTCGATTGTTTGTATTCAAAGATGGCTTAGCCAGATTTTCTACAGTTCAATATGTTGAACCGACAAGTAATAATCTA gAGAATATTTATATGCATTTGACGAATTATGCCATCCAGAAGAATAGTGACGAGTTTATACGAGATGAAGACAGTGGCAGTAAAAG GAGACTGTCCGTGGTAAATAAATGGTTTCAAGATAATAACTACAATGTCAATGAAATATGGTCGCGTATTGAT GATGTTATTATCAAGACACTTATATCAGCTCACCCAACTCTGAAACATAACTATAGAACATGTTTCCCTAACCACATGAAGAGCAGTGCTTGTTTCGAGATCTTAGGTTTTGACATTATATTGGACCGTAAGCTAAAGCCATGGATTTTAGAG GTCAATCACTCGCCTAGTTTTACCACAGACTCCAAGTTAGATCGTGAGATCAAAGACTCGCTTATCCATGACACTCTTGTGTTGGTCAACTTCTCGTTATGTGACAAAAGAAAATGTgttgaagaagaaagaagaaaagtgAGGGAAAGACTACTATCAAAAACCAAGGATCAAAA AGACAAGAAGGACGAATTTACAACGGAAAAAGGAACAGATTTTTTAAACAGTTTAAAGAAGTATGAAGATTCACATCTTGGCAACTTTAG ACGAATTTTTCCCGAAAATAACGAGGATAAATATGAAGAATTTTTCTCCAACAGCTGTTCTCTCTTTCAAGAAACAGCGGCTTCCAAAGCCCGTTCAGAATGCGCTCGCATACAAAGAgaggaaattaaacaaaaaagtgaATGGATTGATTTCATGAGAAGAAAAAATGGATGTAAATTTGTTGAAA GTACCGATGGGTTAAGACCAGAAAGTGAAAGTAGACCCAGACAACTTCGAACATCAATGTTAAAAAGATTGACCAGAGTGCGAGACCTTAATATg AATAAGCGGCATGAATTTAACTCGCTTAACCCATACCCCATCAACGAGCGTGAAGAGTTAGAACGCATTGGTAGTATTATGCAGCGAGACAATTTATTAAGGACTCTGGGGGTTCCTGATTTTGTCTATCGTTTACTTCACGGTAGCAAGCCGGCAATGGAGAAAAATCCGCCGACGTCGTGTAATCATGACGACGACTCGTCG AAGCAATCAAGTAAAACCCTTCCAACTATGCAAACCTGTTCAGTTCAACAAATAAGTACCACAACTCGTTCTCACGTACCCGATACGTACTCGAAAAAATCATATATTTCTAACACGCAGTCAACTATGTTTAATAATACAGCAAAACATCATTGGGCGACTAGTCGACCGCCCGCATTAAGTCGAAAGGATCAACAGGTTTTTGTTTCGGCTGGTATCGATTTTACGCCAGCAGTACAGTCCAAGGTTTTGCCGAAACAGGCCATTCCATTCGCAAAGACGGGAAGCTGCGATCACGCTGAAAATAACCGAAACTCTATTATCAATAAAAAGCGAAATATTGATAATTATAATCGTATCGATTATCTGTCTTACGAAAAGAACAGTTGCTTTAATACGATAAATAAACAGATATCGTGTTCGTATTTGCGATCTAGTCCTCcgataaaactttttaaagatGTTAATTCGAAACCTCTTTTTTGTGGTACACGTGGTTTGTCCATCATTTCGTCACCAGCTCCCTTGCAGATTCGTGAAGATGCTTTGTTAAATCAGCTATATGGTAACCAAGTAGATCGGGATGGATTATCGAGGCG ATCCACTCGGGCTCAAAGAATTCGTGGCGCAACTAATAATCTACGAATCAAG CAAATGGAACTACTGGAAAGTCGAACAGTTCCAAGTTGA
- the LOC130641936 gene encoding proline-rich protein PRCC-like isoform X2, translating into MSLVAAYSDSENESEGEEIEVTVAPSIVQNKDNENGNMLDIEDEDQWQSVQPSSTRTKDSSAATKSSLFSLLPQPKDSPVNIIEEKEDEFMSRKPLSDTVISTPASSSNSIQRKILNLPKPVKGTKKQPVKISIPTLRKVDDDSDSDEEESKKTIITNMSKSTLFSMLPKPRHSVTVGQNKNRVFQKETNRMLMPHSLTKKKEVNTDKVVDSFNPVKSDEQSDDDEDDVSSDNFFSLDVLSETINNENGSKEVSVPSSTAKTVTVENSGNLVGENSTNSQVISPDNKQITSPDNKQTTSTDDKQKTSNSTSTATKNNAFFANLFKKTEVTSTTSAKNSPDLKQSVINVSIESNNKSNEIIQSDIKKTIGSSTSNSVTAPYGTVTEPYSSVTEPYGSETTSNNSATEPYNSVTETYSNVTKPYSSVPTPFGGVSAPYGGVTSPYSSVTEPYGQVTEIYNNAAAQYGSVIAPYGETSLSYASHSNSSESHGYPTSGSLFQYAYQTKAEEEDASQPETSSEIDYYHQPNQDLPVEALKALQGSKRRHEEVNIIDVHADQIHGGSDEYLRNLTKENVYASKKPKGALPRSQEKRKHQITYLAFQAKEREMQLRQSWAESRATKQQTQSRYGF; encoded by the exons ATGTCATTGGTGGCAGCATATAGCGACAGTGAAAACGAGAGTGAAGGTGAAGAGATTGAAGTAACAGTGGCTCCCAGCATAGTACAAAACAAAGACAATGAGAATGGCAATATGCTTGATATTGAAGATGAGGATCAATGGCAGAGTGTGCAACCCAGTAGCACTAGAACCAAAGATTCATCTGCTGCTACGAAAAGTtctttgttttcattgttaCCACAACCAAAAGACAGCCCAGTTAATATaattgaagaaaaagaagatgagTTCATGTCAAGGAAACCATTATCTGATACAGTAATATCAACGCCCGCTTCTAGTAGTAATTCAAttcaaagaaaaattttaaatcttccAAAACCAGTTAAGGGCACCAAGAAGCAACCTGTTAAGATATCGATTCCAACATTACGAAAG GTTGATGATGATTCAGATTCAGATGAGGAGGAATCTAAGAAAACAATCATTACAAACATG tcgAAATCAaccttgttttcaatgttaCCCAAACCTCGACACAGCGTCACAGTTGGACAaaataaaaatcgtgtttttcaAAAGGAAACCAATCGAATGCTGATGCCTCACAGTTTAACGAAGAAAAAAGAAGTGAACACAGATAAAGTAGTTGATAGTTTTAATCCAGTAAAATCAGATGAACAGAGTGACGATGATGAAGATGACGTGTCAAGTGATAACTTTTTCTCTCTCGATGTTCTCTCTGAAACGATAAATAATGAAAATGGAAGTAAGGAGGTCAGTGTTCCATCGTCTACTGCAAAGACAGTTACTGTTGAAAATTCAGGTAACCTGGTAGGTGAAAACTCAACTAATAGTCAGGTAATATCTCCGGATAATAAACAAATAACTTCTCCGGATAATAAACAAACAACTTCTACAGATGATAAACAAAAGACTTCCAATTCCACATCTACTGCAACTAAGAATAATGCATTCTTTGCGAACTTATTCAAAAAAACAGAAGTCACTTCAACAACGTCTGCAAAGAATTCACCAGACTTGAAACAATCTGTTATAAATGTTTCCATAGAAAGTAATAACAAAAGCAATGAAATTATACAGAGTGATATTAAAAAGACAATTGGTAGTAGCACGAGTAATAGCGTAACTGCACCCTATGGTACCGTAACTGAACCTTATAGCAGTGTTACTGAGCCCTATGGTAGTGAAACTACATCTAACAATAGTGCAACAGAACCTTATAACAGTGTTACTGAGACCTACAGTAATGTCACTAAACCTTATAGTAGTGTACCTACACCATTTGGTGGTGTATCTGCACCATATGGTGGTGTGACTTCTCCATATAGTAGTGTAACAGAGCCATAtggtcaagttacagaaataTATAATAATGCTGCAGCGCAATATGGAAGTGTTATTGCACCTTATGGAGAGACTTCGTTATCATATGCGTCTCACAGTAATTCTTCAGAATCACATGGTTATCCAACATCTGGAAGTCTGTTTCAATATGCATATCAAACTAAAGCAGAAGAAGAGGATGCTTCACAACCG gaaACTTCATCTGAAATTGATTACTACCATCAACCGAACCAAGATTTACCTGTGGAGGCT TTGAAGGCGTTGCAAGGAAGTAAAAGACGTCATGAGGAAGTAAATATTATTGATGTTCATGCTGATCAAATCCACGGTGGAAGTGATGAGTACCTACGTAACCTTACCAAAGAAAACGTATACGCGTCAAAAAAG ccaAAAGGTGCCCTTCCAAGAtcacaagaaaaaagaaagcatCAAATTACTTACTTGGCGTTTCAG GCGAAAGAACGAGAAATGCAGCTGCGTCAATCCTGGGCAGAAAGTCGGGCAACGAAACAACAAACACAATCCCGTTACGGTTTTTAG
- the LOC130641936 gene encoding uncharacterized protein LOC130641936 isoform X1 — MSLVAAYSDSENESEGEEIEVTVAPSIVQNKDNENGNMLDIEDEDQWQSVQPSSTRTKDSSAATKSSLFSLLPQPKDSPVNIIEEKEDEFMSRKPLSDTVISTPASSSNSIQRKILNLPKPVKGTKKQPVKISIPTLRKVDDDSDSDEEESKKTIITNMSKSTLFSMLPKPRHSVTVGQNKNRVFQKETNRMLMPHSLTKKKEVNTDKVVDSFNPVKSDEQSDDDEDDVSSDNFFSLDVLSETINNENGSKEVSVPSSTAKTVTVENSGNLVGENSTNSQVISPDNKQITSPDNKQTTSTDDKQKTSNSTSTATKNNAFFANLFKKTEVTSTTSAKNSPDLKQSVINVSIESNNKSNEIIQSDIKKTIGSSTSNSVTAPYGTVTEPYSSVTEPYGSETTSNNSATEPYNSVTETYSNVTKPYSSVPTPFGGVSAPYGGVTSPYSSVTEPYGQVTEIYNNAAAQYGSVIAPYGETSLSYASHSNSSESHGYPTSGSLFQYAYQTKAEEEDASQPETSSEIDYYHQPNQDLPVEALKALQGSKRRHEEVNIIDVHADQIHGGSDEYLRNLTKENVYASKKAKRCPSKITRKKKASNYLLGVSGERTRNAAASILGRKSGNETTNTIPLRFLADWNIIIFMRRTPILTF, encoded by the exons ATGTCATTGGTGGCAGCATATAGCGACAGTGAAAACGAGAGTGAAGGTGAAGAGATTGAAGTAACAGTGGCTCCCAGCATAGTACAAAACAAAGACAATGAGAATGGCAATATGCTTGATATTGAAGATGAGGATCAATGGCAGAGTGTGCAACCCAGTAGCACTAGAACCAAAGATTCATCTGCTGCTACGAAAAGTtctttgttttcattgttaCCACAACCAAAAGACAGCCCAGTTAATATaattgaagaaaaagaagatgagTTCATGTCAAGGAAACCATTATCTGATACAGTAATATCAACGCCCGCTTCTAGTAGTAATTCAAttcaaagaaaaattttaaatcttccAAAACCAGTTAAGGGCACCAAGAAGCAACCTGTTAAGATATCGATTCCAACATTACGAAAG GTTGATGATGATTCAGATTCAGATGAGGAGGAATCTAAGAAAACAATCATTACAAACATG tcgAAATCAaccttgttttcaatgttaCCCAAACCTCGACACAGCGTCACAGTTGGACAaaataaaaatcgtgtttttcaAAAGGAAACCAATCGAATGCTGATGCCTCACAGTTTAACGAAGAAAAAAGAAGTGAACACAGATAAAGTAGTTGATAGTTTTAATCCAGTAAAATCAGATGAACAGAGTGACGATGATGAAGATGACGTGTCAAGTGATAACTTTTTCTCTCTCGATGTTCTCTCTGAAACGATAAATAATGAAAATGGAAGTAAGGAGGTCAGTGTTCCATCGTCTACTGCAAAGACAGTTACTGTTGAAAATTCAGGTAACCTGGTAGGTGAAAACTCAACTAATAGTCAGGTAATATCTCCGGATAATAAACAAATAACTTCTCCGGATAATAAACAAACAACTTCTACAGATGATAAACAAAAGACTTCCAATTCCACATCTACTGCAACTAAGAATAATGCATTCTTTGCGAACTTATTCAAAAAAACAGAAGTCACTTCAACAACGTCTGCAAAGAATTCACCAGACTTGAAACAATCTGTTATAAATGTTTCCATAGAAAGTAATAACAAAAGCAATGAAATTATACAGAGTGATATTAAAAAGACAATTGGTAGTAGCACGAGTAATAGCGTAACTGCACCCTATGGTACCGTAACTGAACCTTATAGCAGTGTTACTGAGCCCTATGGTAGTGAAACTACATCTAACAATAGTGCAACAGAACCTTATAACAGTGTTACTGAGACCTACAGTAATGTCACTAAACCTTATAGTAGTGTACCTACACCATTTGGTGGTGTATCTGCACCATATGGTGGTGTGACTTCTCCATATAGTAGTGTAACAGAGCCATAtggtcaagttacagaaataTATAATAATGCTGCAGCGCAATATGGAAGTGTTATTGCACCTTATGGAGAGACTTCGTTATCATATGCGTCTCACAGTAATTCTTCAGAATCACATGGTTATCCAACATCTGGAAGTCTGTTTCAATATGCATATCAAACTAAAGCAGAAGAAGAGGATGCTTCACAACCG gaaACTTCATCTGAAATTGATTACTACCATCAACCGAACCAAGATTTACCTGTGGAGGCT TTGAAGGCGTTGCAAGGAAGTAAAAGACGTCATGAGGAAGTAAATATTATTGATGTTCATGCTGATCAAATCCACGGTGGAAGTGATGAGTACCTACGTAACCTTACCAAAGAAAACGTATACGCGTCAAAAAA agccaAAAGGTGCCCTTCCAAGAtcacaagaaaaaagaaagcatCAAATTACTTACTTGGCGTTTCAG GCGAAAGAACGAGAAATGCAGCTGCGTCAATCCTGGGCAGAAAGTCGGGCAACGAAACAACAAACACAATCCCGTTACGGTTTTTAGCTGATTGGAATATTATAATATTCATGCGTCGTACAcctatcttgactttttaa